From the genome of Chanos chanos chromosome 5, fChaCha1.1, whole genome shotgun sequence, one region includes:
- the slc35g1 gene encoding solute carrier family 35 member G1: MGDFRDKNGSVSYDDTVLTAVPTREEDVTVAFHKVDKDGDATEDLILLKSNSEVPNDDGEGTKISQKSSNTRKGTFGRGCLCCGKEHGEIEMGDARGDSPQRAEKRPPCPGLGLMYALLSCVFFSSASLLVKKVEGIHAIEISAIRCFFQILFVMPAMIYHKTGFLGPRELRIYLFLRGFLGCNAMILLYYAVLQMPLADATVIMFSNPVFTALLAWIFLKERCTIWDLFFTMFTLTGVILIARPPFLFGYDVSGIEGDYSNHIKGTAAAFAGAVGAACTMVVLRKLGKSVHYFLSVWYYAVIGLIECVITLFILNEWTLPNCGWDRFNLMAIGLLGIGGQTFLTKALQIEKAGPVALMRTMDVVLAFILQFLFLNRKPTWWSLGGALCVVSSTSGVALRKWYNSTRNSS; this comes from the exons ATGGGTGACTTTAGAGACAAGAATGGTTCAGTAAGTTATGATGATACAGTTTTAACGGCTGTGCCTACTAGAGAGGAGGACGTCACGGTGGCATTTCATAAAGTTGACAAAGATGGTGACGCTACAGAAGACTTAATTCTGTTGAAAAGTAATTCTGAAGTACCCAACGACGATGGTGAAGGAACAAAGATTTCACAAAAATCAAGTAATACGAGAAAAGGCACCTTCGGTCGAGGTTGTCTGTGTTGCGGAAAAGAACACGGAGAAATTGAGATGGGTGACGCAAGGGGAGATTCCCCACAAAGAG CGGAGAAGAGGCCTCCATGTCCTGGACTCGGCCTAATGTATGCCCTGCTGTCATGTgtatttttctcctctgcctctctacTCGTGAAGAAAGTAGAGGGTATCCATGCCATTGAAATCAGTGCAATAAGATGTTTTTTCCAGATTCTTTTTGTTATGCCTGCAATGATATACCACAA AACTGGTTTTTTGGGACCAAGAGAACTGCGCATCTATTTGTTTCTGAGAGGATTCCTTGGATGTAATGCGATGATCCTCTTATATTATGCTGTGCTGCAGATGCCTTTGGCAGATGCTACTGTCATCATGTTCAGCAATCCAGTCTTCACTGCTTTGCTGGCCTGGATTTTCCTCAAAGAAAGATGTACAATATGGGATCTTTTCTTCACTATGTTCACACTTACAGGTGTCATATTAATTGCCAGGCCCCCGTTCCTCTTTGGTTATGACGTTTCAGGAATAGAGGGGGATTACAGCAATCACATCAAAGGCACGGCTGCAGCGTTTGCTGGGGCAGTAGGGGCAGCGTGCACAATGGTTGTTCTAAGGAAACTGGGGAAAAGCGTTCactattttctctctgtgtggtacTATGCTGTCATAGGTCTAATCGAGTGCGTCATTACTTTATTCATCCTCAACGAGTGGACACTTCCAAATTGTGGCTGGGATAGGTTTAATCTAATGGCCATCGGACTCCTTGGCATAGGTGGTCAAACATTCCTTACCAAAGCACTCCAGATTGAGAAAGCAGGTCCTGTTGCACTAATGAGGACTATGGATGTAGTGCTGGCCTTCATCCTTCAGTTCCTCTTCCTTAACCGAAAACCAACGTGGTGGAGTCTTGGTGGGGCATTGTGTGTTGTCAGTAGCACAAGTGGAGTTGCACTAAGAAAGTGGTACAATAGTACCAGAAACAGCAGCTGA
- the fra10ac1 gene encoding protein FRA10AC1 isoform X1 — protein sequence MNRSGLDLVKVHGGGGYDSDFSDDEGGGGTSRDGENRARETELLQKPFQKGRHTKVAHKHVAAQEWDREEARNRRQHLISMNAFDRHKKFVSDYILYYGGKFEDFRRSTTNDKTDMHIVRENHRFLWRDEDEEDMTWEKELAKKYYDKLFKEYCIADLSRYKENKFGFRWRVENEVVSGKGQFQCGSKRCEKQEGLKSWEVNFAYVEQGEKRNALVKLRLCPECSFKLNYHHKRKEVKVKKKRPSEENEDEPQSKRSKSSHSKKHKRKEKHKHNKRHKEHYSSSSEDSQESDKGSDGEEEKEGISESDHWKGPAPTVEERSREEEFDEYFEDMFL from the exons ATGAATCGAAGTGGTCTTGATCTTGTCAAG GTACATGGAGGTGGAGGCTATGACTCAGACTTCAGTGATGATGAAGGTGGGGGTGGAACATCAAGGGATGGAGAGAACAG AGCACGTGAAACTGAACTCCTTCAGAAGCCCTTCCAGAAAGGAAGACACACAAAGGTGGCCCACAAACATGTCGCTGCTCAGGAATGGGACAG AGAAGAGGCGAGAAACCGGCGACAGCACCTGATATCAATGAATGCC TTTGACAGACACAAAAAGTTTGTCAGTGATTACATATTGTACTATGGAGGAAAGTTTGAGGACTTCAGACGATCCAC CACTAATGAtaagacagacatgcacatagTGCGGGAAAACCACCGATTCCTCTGGCGAgacgaggatgaggaggatATGACATG GGAGAAAGAACTTGCAAAGAAGTACTATGACAAGCTCTTCAAGGAATACTGTATCGCTGACCTCAgcagatataaagaaaataag TTTGGATTTAGATGGCGTGTTGAAAATGAAGTTGTCTCTGGAAaag GCCAGTTCCAGTGTGGGAGCAAACGCTGTGAGAAACAGGAGGGCCTGAAGAGCTGGGAGGTGAATTTTGCCTACGTggaacagggagagaagaggaatgcCCTGGTTAAACTCC GACTATGCCCTGAGTGCTCATTCAAGCTGAATTATCATCACAA GAGGAAGGAAGTGAAAGTTAAGAAAAAGCGACCGTCCGAAGAGAATGAGGATGAACCTCAGTCAAAGAGATCCAAATCGTCCCATTCCAAGAAACATAAAcgcaaagaaaaacacaaacacaacaagagGCATAAAG AACACTATTCTTCAAGTTCAGAGGACTCCCAAGAATCAGACAAAG GCTCTGacggagaagaagagaaagagggtatCTCGGAGTCAGATCATTGGAAAGGCCCTGCCCCCACTGTGGAGGAAAGATCACG GGAGGAGGAGTTTGATGAGTACTTTGAAGACATGTTTCTGTGA
- the fra10ac1 gene encoding protein FRA10AC1 isoform X2, protein MNRSGLDLVKVHGGGGYDSDFSDDEGGGGTSRDGENRARETELLQKPFQKGRHTKVAHKHVAAQEWDREEARNRRQHLISMNAFDRHKKFVSDYILYYGGKFEDFRRSTTNDKTDMHIVRENHRFLWRDEDEEDMTWEKELAKKYYDKLFKEYCIADLSRYKENKFGFRWRVENEVVSGKGQFQCGSKRCEKQEGLKSWEVNFAYVEQGEKRNALVKLRLCPECSFKLNYHHKRKEVKVKKKRPSEENEDEPQSKRSKSSHSKKHKRKEKHKHNKRHKEHYSSSSEDSQESDKEEKEGISESDHWKGPAPTVEERSREEEFDEYFEDMFL, encoded by the exons ATGAATCGAAGTGGTCTTGATCTTGTCAAG GTACATGGAGGTGGAGGCTATGACTCAGACTTCAGTGATGATGAAGGTGGGGGTGGAACATCAAGGGATGGAGAGAACAG AGCACGTGAAACTGAACTCCTTCAGAAGCCCTTCCAGAAAGGAAGACACACAAAGGTGGCCCACAAACATGTCGCTGCTCAGGAATGGGACAG AGAAGAGGCGAGAAACCGGCGACAGCACCTGATATCAATGAATGCC TTTGACAGACACAAAAAGTTTGTCAGTGATTACATATTGTACTATGGAGGAAAGTTTGAGGACTTCAGACGATCCAC CACTAATGAtaagacagacatgcacatagTGCGGGAAAACCACCGATTCCTCTGGCGAgacgaggatgaggaggatATGACATG GGAGAAAGAACTTGCAAAGAAGTACTATGACAAGCTCTTCAAGGAATACTGTATCGCTGACCTCAgcagatataaagaaaataag TTTGGATTTAGATGGCGTGTTGAAAATGAAGTTGTCTCTGGAAaag GCCAGTTCCAGTGTGGGAGCAAACGCTGTGAGAAACAGGAGGGCCTGAAGAGCTGGGAGGTGAATTTTGCCTACGTggaacagggagagaagaggaatgcCCTGGTTAAACTCC GACTATGCCCTGAGTGCTCATTCAAGCTGAATTATCATCACAA GAGGAAGGAAGTGAAAGTTAAGAAAAAGCGACCGTCCGAAGAGAATGAGGATGAACCTCAGTCAAAGAGATCCAAATCGTCCCATTCCAAGAAACATAAAcgcaaagaaaaacacaaacacaacaagagGCATAAAG AACACTATTCTTCAAGTTCAGAGGACTCCCAAGAATCAGACAAAG aagagaaagagggtatCTCGGAGTCAGATCATTGGAAAGGCCCTGCCCCCACTGTGGAGGAAAGATCACG GGAGGAGGAGTTTGATGAGTACTTTGAAGACATGTTTCTGTGA
- the pde6c gene encoding cone cGMP-specific 3',5'-cyclic phosphodiesterase subunit alpha', with translation MADKDSVEKYLENNPQFAKEYFDKKVRAEVLAAAFAENLEIKDTASYKDVSQIQESAIIFDMVKEMQSQTVMEKAMHKVLQRICLLLNADRCSYFLLRSRNGIPELATCLFDVTPTSKYESNLVNPSAEIVFPTDMGIIGQIATSKKGVNVPDVKQNNRFSDFVDKQTGYTTKNMLAAPIMNGKDPLGIIMALNKVGADSFSKEDEDLFNKYLTFASVIALQHHTSYMWNVESRRSQVLLWSASKVFEELTDIERQFHKALYTVRIYLNCERYSVGLLDMTKEKEFYDEWPVKLGEVEPYKGPKTPDGREVNFYKIIDYLLEGKEEIKVIPTPPADHWALVSGLPTYVAENGFICNMMNVAADDYFTFQKEAVDETGFIIKNVLSLPIVNKKEEIVGVATFFNRKDGKPFDEPDEQITEALTQFLGWSVLNCDTYDKLNRMEWRKEIAQEMVIYQTRATPAEVQSILNTQEKFGQGPEDCDQKEMYKLLRANIPEAKDVELLEFHFSDFPLSEFDLIKCGLRCFFELGVVEKFKVPPEVLTRWMYTVRKGYRDITYHNWRHGFNVGQTMFCLLQTGKLRRYYSDLDAFAMVAAAFCHDIDHRGTNNLYQTKSASPLAKLHGSSILERHHLEYSKNLMGEEDLNIFQSLQKRQFETVQHLHDVCIIATDLALYFKKRTMFQKIVDATEGMTDEKEATGYVANNPIRKEIVMAMMMTGCDLSAITKPWEVQSKVALMVAAEFWEQGDLERTVLDQQPIPMMDRNKADELPKMQCGFIDFVCSFVYKEFSRFHKEITPMFDGLNNNRVHWQELADVHAAKMKAIEDEKKKLEEAETKKEGEPTEGGKSKTCTIF, from the exons ATGGCAGACAAGGATAGCGTGGAGAAATACTTGGAGAATAATCCCCAATTCGCCAAAGAGTATTTTGACAAGAAAGTGCGAGCTGAGGTTCTTGCAGCTGCCTTTGCTGAAAATTTAGAGATCAAAGATACAGCATCTTACAAAGATGTGTCCCAGATCCAGGAGTCTGCCATCATTTTTGACATGGTCAAGGAAATGCAATCACAAACCGTTATGGAGAAGGCCATGCACAAAGTACTACAGAGAATATGTCTCCTCTTGAACGCCGACCGGTGCAGCTACTTCTTGTTAAGGTCCAGAAACGGCATCCCTGAGTTGGCCACTTGTCTTTTTGATGTCACTCCTACATCCAAATATGAGTCAAACCTGGTCAACCCATCAGCTGAGATTGTTTTTCCAACTGATATGGGCATAATTGGGCAAATTGCCACCAGCAAAAAGGGAGTTAACGTTCCGGATGTTAAACAG aacaaCCGCTTCAGTGACTTTGTTGATAAGCAGACAGGGTACACAACAAAGAACATGTTAGCAGCTCCAATTATGAATGGGAAGGATCCTCTGGGTATCATCATGGCACTGAACAAAGTTGGGGCAGATTCATTCTCAAAAGAAGATGAGGAT CTCTTCAACAAATACCTCACGTTTGCTTCAGTCATTGCACTGCAACACCACACCTCATACATGTGGAATGTAGAGTCCAGAAGGAGTCAG GTTCTTCTGTGGTCAGCAAGCAAAGTGTTTGAAGAACTTACAGATATTGAGCGACAGTTTCACAAAGCTCTTTACACAGTGAGAATCTACCTCAACTGTGAGAGATACTCTGTGGGGCTTTTGGACATGACCAAAGAGAAG GAATTCTACGATGAGTGGCCAGTTAAACTGGGAGAAGTTGAGCCCTACAAGGGGCCCAAGACACCTGATGGGAGG gAAGTGAATTTTTACAAAATCATTGATTATCTCTTAGAAGGCAAAGAGGAAATCAAAGTCATACC GACTCCACCTGCAGACCACTGGGCCCTTGTAAGCGGTCTTCCGACCTATGTGGCCGAGAATGGCTTT ATTTGTAACATGATGAATGTTGCTGCTGATGACTACTTCACATTCCAG AAAGAAGCTGTTGATGAGACTGGCTTCATAATCAAGAACGTCTTGTCACTTCCCATTGTCaataaaaaggaagaaattGTAGGTGTTGCCACCTTCTTTAACAGAAAAGACGGTAAACCATTTGATGAGCCGGATGAACAGATTACTGAA GCCCTCACACAGTTTCTGGGATGGTCAGTGCTGAATTGTGACACATATGACAAGCTGAACAGGATGGAATGGAGGAAAGAAATAGCACAGGAGATGGTCATATACCAAACCAGAGCCACCCCTGCTGAAGTCCAAAGCATCCTG AACACACAGGAGAAGTTTGGCCAAGGTCCGGAGGACTGCGATCAGAAGGAGATGTATAAACTCTTG CGAGCAAATATCCCTGAGGCCAAAGATGTGGAACTTTTGGAGTTCCACTTCAGTGACTTCCCTCTGTCAGAGTTTGATCTCATTAAGTGTGGTCTTCGCTGCTTCTTTGAACTTGGTGTGGTGGAGAAGTTTAAAGTGCCCCCAGAG GTCCTGACTCGTTGGATGTACACGGTCAGGAAAGGATACCGAGACATCACTTACCACAACTGGAGACATGGTTTCAATGTGGGCCAGACCATGTTCTGTCTATTGCAG ACTGGGAAACTGAGAAGATACTACTCTGATCTTGATGCCTTTGCAATGGTGGCTGCTGCATTTTGCCATGATATTGACCACAGGGGGACTAACAACCTGTACCAAACAAA GAGCGCATCACCTTTGGCTAAACTTCATGGGTCATCCATTCTGGAAAGGCACCATCTTGAATACAGCAAGAATCTCATGGGAGAGGAG GACCTGAACATTTTCCAGAGCCTTCAGAAACGTCAGTTTGAGACTGTGCAACACTTGCATGATGTCTGCATTATCGCCACTGATCTGGCCTTATACTTCAA AAAAAGAACGATGTTCCAGAAGATTGTGGATGCTACCGAAGGaatgacagatgaaaaagaagCAACAGGCTACGTGGCCAATAACCCCATTAGGAAGGAAATTGTCAT GGCAATGATGATGACAGGATGTGACTTGTCTGCCATTACAAAGCCATGGGAAGTCCAAAGCAAG GTGGCTCTTATGGTGGCAGCTGAATTCTGGGAACAAGGTGACCTGGAGAGAACAGTGCTTGATCAACAGCCTAtt CCTATGATGGACAGAAACAAAGCAGATGAACTTCCCAAGATGCAGTGCGGTTTCATTGATTTCGTGTGCTCATTTGTATACAAG GAATTCTCCAGGTTTCACAAGGAGATCACCCCCATGTTTGATGGTCTGAACAACAACAGAGTCCACTGGCAAGAGCTTGCAGATGTTCATGCTGCTAAGATGAAGGCCATTGAGGATGAGAAGAAAAAGCTAGAGGaagcagagacaaagaaag AGGGTGAGCCCACGGAGGGAGGCAAATCCAAAACCTGCACCATATTTTAA
- the lgi1b gene encoding leucine-rich glioma-inactivated protein 1b, translating to MGNVGRLSRKCIFFLWIAILLVFVESKRGRPPRCPSSCTCTKDNALCENIRSVPHSFPPDVVSLSFVKSGFTEITGGSFLHTPALQLLLFTANSFDSIDEDAFMGLPHLEYLFIENNKIESISPHAFRGLKSLIHLSLAYNNLETLPKNVFKGMDALTKVDLRGNMFNCDCKLKWLVDWMYNTNATVDEIYCSGPPLHQGKKINDLVPQSFDCITAEFALHRTLQFESISVEAFTFQNDQYIVFAQPFTGRCNFLEWDHVNTNFRTFDSIESTSTVVCKPLVIDNQLFVIVAQLFGGSHIYKRDISAHKFIKIQDIDILKIRKPNDIETFRVDGETFFVIADSSKAGSTTVYKWNGNGFYSHQSLHPWYRDTDIEYLDIGNKPHLILSSSSQCPVIYQWSKSQKQFDRRTDIPEMEDVYAVKHFKVKGELYICLTRFIGDSKVMKWDGSMFTETQTMPSRGSMVFQPVSFGNWQYAILGSDFSLTQVYQWDVKKGQFVHFQELNIQAPRAFSLVSIDNKEFLLASSFKGKTQIYEHLMIDLSN from the exons ATGGGAAATGTTGGGAGACTCTCAAGGAAATGCATATTTTTCCTTTGGATTGCCATCCTACTGGTTTTCGTTGAAAGCAAAAGAGGGAGACCACCCCGATGCCCCTCATCCTGCACCTGCACTAAAGATAATGCTCTGTGTGAAAATATCAGATCTGTTCCTCACAGCTTCCCTCCTGATGTCGTATCGCT ATCATTTGTAAAATCCGGATTCACCGAAATTACTGGGGGAAGTTTTCTACATACGCCAGCCCTGCAGCTCCT CTTGTTCACAGCTAATTCATTTGATTCTATAGACGAAGATGCTTTCATGGGACTACCCCATCTGGAATATTT GTTTATTGAGAATAACAAAATTGAATCAATATCCCCTCATGCATTCCGTGGTTTGAAGTCTCTAATCCACCT AAGCTTAGCCTATAACAACTTGGAGACATtaccaaaaaatgtttttaaaggcaTGGATGCCTTAACAAAAGT AGATCTTCGTGGAAACATGTTTAACTGCGACTGCAAACTGAAGTGGTTGGTTGATTGGATGTATAACACCAATGCAACTGTAGATGAGATATACTGCAGTGGGCCACCACTTCACCAGGGGAAGAAGATAAATGACCTAGTTCCACAGTCATTTGACTGCATTACAGCAG AATTTGCCCTGCATAGGACCCTGCAGTTTGAATCCATTTCTGTGGAGGCCTTCACATTTCAGAATGATCAATACATTGTGTTCGCCCAGCCCTTTACGGGAAGATGTAACTTCTTAGAATGGGATCACGTCAACACGAACTTCAGGACCTTTGACAGTattgaga GCACTTCCACTGTTGTATGTAAACCACTGGTCATCGATAATCAGCTTTTTGTCATTGTTGCCCAGCTGTTTGGGGGCTCACACATTTACAAGCGGGACATCTCCGCCCACAAGTTTATTAAAATCCAGGACATTGATATCTTAAAAATTAGAAAACCCAATGACATAGAAACTTTTCGTGTGGATGGCGAAACATTTTTTGTGATAGCAGACAGTTCCAAAGCAGGCTCCACAACAGTGTACAAGTGGAACGGTAACGGTTTCTACTCACATCAGTCACTCCATCCCTGGTACCGTGACACAGACATAGAATACCTGGATATTGGCAATAAGCCTCATCTCATCTTATCCAGCAGTTCCCAGTGCCCTGTTATATACCAGTGGAGTAAGAGCCAAAAGCAGTTTGACAGACGCACTGATATACCAGAGATGGAGGATGTTTATGCGGTCAAGCACTTCAAGGTGAAGGGCGAGCTGTATATCTGCTTGACACGCTTCATTGGAGACTCCAAGGTGATGAAGTGGGATGGCTCCAtgttcacagagacacaaacaatgCCCTCCCGGGGTTCCATGGTGTTTCAGCCAGTGTCCTTTGGCAACTGGCAATATGCCATTCTAGGCAGTGACTTCTCACTTACACAGGTCTATCAATGGGACGTGAAAAAAGGTCAGTTTGTTCATTTCCAGGAGCTCAATATCCAGGCACCAAGGGCATTTTCATTGGTGTCAATTGACAACAAAGAATTCTTACTCGCTTCGAGTTTTAAAGGAAAAACCCAGATATATGAACATCTAATGATTGACTTGAGTAATTAA